The nucleotide window ACCtgaatttttatcttatacCCCTTATTCTCACTATGATTCTGATctgtaaactttttttttagtcGCAGTTATTTGTCATTATTACAGTAAGTAATATTACAAGTACaagatttttctttatcaatagttgaatttgatttaaaaatagaTTTGTAAGTGTAATATTTTTCTAGTAGAATAGATATTAGGACTAATAAATCAaacttttctaaaaaaattagtgtaTGCCATACTATGGGTGTATTTGGTAAACACGTTGAGGAGGAGAGAAGTCCGTTTGAGCTTTTTAAAAGTTTCATTTTGGTGTTTggtaatttttatctttttaaacgCAAAATTGATTCCGCCTCTGAATCCACGTTTAGCAAAAGCTAAAATTTGCAGCTTCTGTGTTTCACGTTTATGGTTGCTAATTGCCATTAAAAAATTaggtaaaaaatttttttttttttcatcaaccctactctttattttttttataagaatgATACCAGTAACTATTACCTTCACAGTCATTCTTTATAGTTCTTCCTACTTCATAATTTTGTTCGTTCCaaattttttcatcaaaatcgtTTAGATTTGTTTCAATCACTcgcaaattaaatattttaattttttttattatttttagtactcattttcatattttaatttttatgtttttttattgtattttttatttatattttttattatattttttatttatatgataaatttttttatattatttgtatagtGTTCTGATTTCTGATGTTATGTTTTTATATGagcctttttattgttttttatactattttttatatgtatattttttataaatttttttatttttgtttgactttgtttatatgattttttatttattttattgtatttcttttattcatatgataaatattgttgatttttttatagtactctaatttttagatattttattaatttttattattttttttgcatatgaattttttttttcatcctgcattatatttatattgtgtatgaaatttaaaaattactaaacataaattatattaaCACAAATTTACttatcatcaaaattaattttataaaatcaattttatgcaaactGTATTCCAAAGACATACTATAAAAAAAGTTACATTCCATAAAATGAAAGTGTAAGCCAGCGGTGGAATCATTTGATTTGAAAGACAGCAAGGAAAGGATGAGACACAGCCACACACAGGCATAGAGAATCGGcgtttcttctttctttatttgatttccacacatgtttttataaaaaatattagatgatcaatatttttttatatttattgtgtttaaattagaatattatcttaataataattttatagttgtataaataattaagaaatttataaaattaggtgCGCAATCATGCCCACTGCAATTTGGAGTTGTCGTCGGGGCCCACAATGTGAGGGTAGGCACAGACAGTAAGACACAAACCCTCGAAATCAAACCTTACgtagtaaaattaattatataccaaaaattttataattggcaaattaaatgataaattatgGTAAGCTCTTAATAAGCAacaaattgaaagataaattagGTTATTAACCGGATACCGCTTGCAACTTTCAAACTTTTCAGGTCATTAGGAAATTATAATATCTCATTGGCAAAAACATTAGAAAAAATTTTGTGTACCTAAAACTTGttttaattgttgattttaattaatatatattatatatattttttataattcaaatcgATAGTTAAGACAactaaaatatcaatattcTAGATACACTGGAAACTCTTCCAAAACATTATACATATACCATGTTCCATACCAATCAATCAATGAAATTGAAGTAAGCAacctaaaacaaataaaaaaaaaacagcataTTCAAcatatcaaatataaaaatcacGAGGAATTTGTTTCTCTTGATGAGAGAAAAATGCGACGTCAAAACAATCATCTTCAGCAAAAGCATTGCCTAAAACACACTGTATACCTACACCTACGTACAGCACCTCCCATATGATATGATGAATTTTTGTAGCATCTAAGTTCCTTTCCTTTTTACACGGCATCTCTCAACTCGACGGATCAAAGACTAATCCATCGGTAATCGAAACTTCATTTAAGAATTTGCCGACGACCAATGAATTGCTGCATGCATAAAGCGAAATTCAAACACCAATACTTGCTTAAGTGAGCTAACCTCTTAACCAACTCAAATTGGTTTGTAGCAGCTTAGTCCTTATTCAAGGCTGTATACTTTCCAATGGTAGTGAGGTAGTGTAGTGATCTAGAACCCCAGGACCCTTGGTTCTATTTGTAACAGAGGTTCCAAAGCACTGGGAGCAAATTTTCTAGCAAAGAGAAAACAAACTGTAATGTTTCTGCCATTATAGAGGCATTTGTGACCTTCCCGAACTCTCTTGAAAAAGTCCAGTGTGATATCTGTTTTTCCAAATGTAGCAGGGTGAGCTCCACCCCTGGACCAGTCTACCCATGTTATGCTCCTATTTGCCAACAGATTTCCTGCTTGAATGGTTAGCATGGTGGGGAAGTAGTGCTCATCCACGTAACACGCTGGTCTACAAAATTGTTCGAATTTCGGATAAAATCTGGTGTCTTCAACAATGTTGATGGCAAGCCTTCGATTTATTTCGAACCACTGAGACCCTTTGCGCCACTCAGTGATATTCACAACTGGGGCCATGTTTTCATTATAGCGTCCTCTACCGTACGGACCAGGATCATCAAATGCACCAATGAAGCTGTACTTGGATTTCATTATGTAATGGTAGATGGCACTAAAACCATAGAGAGGGATGCATGATTCAGACAGAAGAATGAACCACTCGTTTGAGATGTCGAGCAATGCATTAGCAAGAAGTCTTCGTTCGGCATCACACATGCTCATCCTTCCCCACTCAGAGACCTGCACAGAGATGTCCATGTAGTGATTTAGATTCTTGATTGGAAATCATATATCAAATGCAAACCATGTCTCGAAGTTTATACGAAAACTCAGGGCTAAGCTGCTAAGGGGGGCAAAACATAGAATAGAAATTAAGCAAGAACAAAGaaaggtacaaaataaaaatctaaaacttTGAAGTGCAGAAGTTTGCAACCACTTATGCAGTAActtctttcttgcttttggtagcAAAACTCAGAGATTCAAGAGACACGAGATATGATTCTTTTAGGTGGCATCTAAGTCCCTAATTGAATCAACTTAAATAGTGAATAGAAGTTGTGTGAAACTGCCACTCAGCATTATTTCATAATCCTAAGGAAACTAACCATCCAGCAAACATGTACAAGTATACACCTCTCCTTTACACATCAGATTTGCAGAGGCAATGTGCTCTACACATAACAACTCTGAATTTTGTTCATGTCTCTATATCCTATCCCAACTCAGTACTCATCTTCAAGCTATACAATTCACACTTTGAAGCATCCAATGAGTGCACCATACCCTAATAGCACCACTATTTCTCAGTAAAATTTACATATTAGAATGCTCATAATTGGATTGCAATTTAGAGATTGCCAAAGGTAACATCCCTGCATGATGTCCACACTATACATGCCCTCATTAGCCTCTTAATTATCATAGTTTGGCAAGCTTATATAGTAATCTAGTAAGACCAACAAAATTATCCATACCAACACCGggcaaaattcaaaaataaaaaatataaatagtataGAGTGCGCAGAACCTAATTTTCAGAAAAAATACATTCTAAGCAAAACCTTAAAACTGGTATAAagatttcttttgaaaaaatgaaGATTTTGAACTTCCCTGCAAAAATGAACAATGTATGCAAAGTGCAAACCACTAAACTAGCATTGATAATGCATTACCAACTGAAGACATGTATATTGTGGCAAAATGAACAAATCTCAACCAAAAATCCATACCTGGCTAGGGATTTGCCTGTTATAAAACGGAGATGAAGGAGGAAATGTAGCTTGATATGATGGCAGGGAATGAATATAGATGGAGTAAAGCCCTTCATGCCCCTTCAGAAACTTCTCCCAAAGAGGCGCGAGAGGCAACGGTCCCTTGGTCAGAAACATGAATGCAATCTTGGGAACTCTGGCAAAAGGATACTTCTTTATTCTTGGCACAAAGGAGGCTCTCCACAACAGTTCCTTATCACTCATATTGTGCATCAAGTTTGAGGGAGGCCTAATCCAATCCTCCAAACTAGTTGCCTCCTCATAACACGACCCGAAACCGGAGCTTCTTGCATTCATCACTAGGCTGTCCACACCCAAAAGCCTAACCGTGTATACAATGATGACCAAGAACACAACACATAGAACAGTAAACAGAACAAGTAGCCGGGGTGATCGCAGAGGCAAAACTTTGAATCGGTTGGTCCTGCTCAACACCCCTATCTCCTTTCCTTCTTCTAAGGACACCATGACCCTCGATTGCATCTTCCCAAAACAAAATCCTAGGTATCAATCAGCCTCAAACCTTAGGTAATCAATCCGTGATGAAAGTGGATTTTGACCAGTAACCAAAATAGCCGCAAATACAGATGCAAATCCAAATCCAGAGTCCTATTTACCATCCCACAATAAAGGTCTGAAATTTATCACAACATGGCTATCAAAGTTTCAAAATTTCTTCCATAACATAACCACCCTCACCTCGGCACTAGAATCTTCATATTGTAGATCTGAAAAGGGGCGCAAGAGTGAGGGGAATCAACTCTAAACATGTGATGTCGGAGAGACCAAGGTTGCATAGACTTGTAGCACGTGGGGTACTACTCTACGTCATAACTAACCATTAATCAAAGCTCTAAAGCAAAACCTCTCTGAAGACAACAATATAAGACAAAAGGAACAACCTTTTtctattagtattattttaattacctagTCAGCTGAATCCGCAAAACGAATGGAGTTGGTGCAGCAGATTCTTCAAATCATCAAAGGGTTAGTATACAGAATAAACTGCAGATTCAGCAAAGCATGTAACGGAATGGATCAAGTGGGAGTAAGAAACAGAAGAGAAAGAAAGTGATGAGATGAAATGAGAGGATGAGTTTGGAAAAATGGAGAAGTTGCCACATCGCTGCCATGTAATAATGCAGCTACCACACCCATTCTTCAACCAACTCTCTCgccttcttcattttttttcctttttcctaaTTTTCTTATTAGTCTCCGCTAATCAATAGCAAAAACGTAATTTACACCCACCTCAGgaagttttgtttaattttcacCTATTTAGTATTTCCTGAGCTTTTAGTTGACACATATTTTCAAATTGATATTGACATGTTACAATCTTCTAGACGTTGTTCTTTGTTGTTAGTAACACGAGATATAGTTCTTTATCTTTTCAAGGTTGCATAGATTTTTGAGTAATATTTCCCCTatttatccaaaaacaaaaaattgtgaCAGGGGATATATTAACGCCTGAGATTGAGGTTTACTAATATTAACTAAGATAGACATGTGTAAGCAAAGAAATAACACGTATTTCGGGATAATTTAACTGTGATTTGAACCTGAAGGTAATGTTCATTTTTATTGGGTTGTATCcgatattttttaatgttgaGGTGTCTTGTCTGATGTCTCAGCGAGAAAGAGGTAGTATTTATAAGAGATTTTGAtacttaaattaataaaatttttagatatttttttaatagatttgAGTTCAAAAAATATCTAAGTGTCaggtatttataatggtgaatTGATTACTCTCTTTTGTTAGAAGGTTATTGAGATTTCCTTTCTACATTAATAAGAGATATTGTAGGAGTTAATTACTTATTTAGATAAATAGGATTAGACCTATGTCAACGTGTCCGACTTTTATGAGATTAGGTAATAATATAGATTTGGACATTATATGTAGAGTGTCAATTGAGATTTATTCATTTTGGGTTTGACTA belongs to Arachis duranensis cultivar V14167 chromosome 8, aradu.V14167.gnm2.J7QH, whole genome shotgun sequence and includes:
- the LOC107461172 gene encoding glycosyltransferase BC10 yields the protein MQSRVMVSLEEGKEIGVLSRTNRFKVLPLRSPRLLVLFTVLCVVFLVIIVYTVRLLGVDSLVMNARSSGFGSCYEEATSLEDWIRPPSNLMHNMSDKELLWRASFVPRIKKYPFARVPKIAFMFLTKGPLPLAPLWEKFLKGHEGLYSIYIHSLPSYQATFPPSSPFYNRQIPSQVSEWGRMSMCDAERRLLANALLDISNEWFILLSESCIPLYGFSAIYHYIMKSKYSFIGAFDDPGPYGRGRYNENMAPVVNITEWRKGSQWFEINRRLAINIVEDTRFYPKFEQFCRPACYVDEHYFPTMLTIQAGNLLANRSITWVDWSRGGAHPATFGKTDITLDFFKRVREGHKCLYNGRNITVCFLFARKFAPSALEPLLQIEPRVLGF